Proteins from one Nicotiana tabacum cultivar K326 chromosome 23, ASM71507v2, whole genome shotgun sequence genomic window:
- the LOC107831228 gene encoding hydroquinone glucosyltransferase-like, with amino-acid sequence MAETQSLTKSQNPHIVILPTPGTGHLNPLVEFAKRLVLQHYFSVTLILPTEGPISTSQTTFLNALPSGINYLLLPPVNFDDLPPDVNIVTRICLTITRSLASLREVLKSLVESKKVVALVVDLFGTDAFDMAIEFMISPYMFYTSTAMMLSLAFYLPELDKTVSCEFKDLPAVHIPGCIPVHGKDLPDPVHDRKNEAYKWALHQTKRKKMAEGIILNSFSDLEPGAIKALQDKEAGNYKPTIYPVGPVILMDTSSKVDDELQCLKWLDEQPRGSVLYISLGSGGTLSHEQLIELAIGLEMSEQRFVWVIRCPNDRIASGTYFYVQNSSNPLDFLPNGFLERTKRLGLVLPNWAPQAQILSHGSIGGFWTHCGWNSTLESMIHGVPLIAWPLYAEQRLNAVLLNEGLKVALRPKIGDNGIAGRLEIAEVVKELMGGEEGREVRRKMRELQDAAAMVLNEDGSSTKALAELASKWKEVSHD; translated from the exons ATGGCTGAAACTCAGTCACtaacaaaatcacaaaatcccCACATAGTCATACTACCAACTCCTGGTACGGGTCACCTAAATCCTCTTGTCGAATTCGCCAAACGACTTGTTTTACAACACTACTTCTCTGTTACTCTCATTCTTCCTACAGAAGGGCCAATCTCTACTTCTCAAACTACTTTCCTTAACGCCCTTCCCTCTGGCATTAATTATCTCCTTCTTCCACCAGTTAACTTCGACGACTTGCCCCCCGACGTTAACATTGTGACGCGCATTTGCCTTACTATTACCCGTTCTCTTGCTTCTCTTCGTGAGGTTCTTAAGTCACTTGTTGAATCAAAGAAAGTAGTGGCTTTAGTGGTTGATCTTTTTGGTACTGATGCTTTTGATATGGCCATTGAGTTTATGATTTCCCCTTATATGTTCTATACTTCAACGGCTATGATGTTGTCGCTAGCTTTTTATTTACCAGAGCTTGATAAAACTGTTTCTTGTGAGTTTAAAGACTTACCAGCTGTTCATATTCCAG GTTGCATACCTGTACATGGGAAGGATCTTCCCGACCCAGTTCATGACAGGAAAAATGAGGCTTACAAATGGGCTCTTCACCAGACAAAGAGGAAAAAAATGGCGGAGGGCATAATTTTGAACAGCTTCAGCGACTTGGAACCTGGAGCTATTAAGGCTCTACAGGATAAAGAAGCTGGTAATTATAAGCCAACCATTTACCCAGTTGGACCAGTTATACTAATGGATACAAGTAGCAAAGTTGACGATGAGTTACAATGTTTGAAATGGCTTGATGAGCAGCCACGTGGATCAGTACTCTACATTTCACTTGGGAGTGGTGGGACCCTCTCACATGAGCAGCTAATTGAACTGGCAATAGGGTTAGAAATGAGTGAACAAAGATTCGTATGGGTAATAAGATGTCCAAATGATAGAATTGCTAGTGGTACATACTTTTATGTCCAAAATTCAAGTAACCCTCTTGATTTTTTACCTAATGGGTTCTTGGAAAGGACCAAGAGGCTAGGTCTGGTACTACCCAATTGGGCACCACAGGCTCAAATTCTTAGTCATGGCTCAATTGGTGGATTTTGGACTCATTGTGGATGGAACTCGACTTTGGAGAGTATGATTCATGGTGTTCCACTTATTGCTTGGCCTCTTTATGCAGAACAACGACTGAACGCGGTGTTGTTAAATGAGGGTTTAAAAGTGGCATTGAGGCCAAAAATTGGTGATAATGGTATTGCAGGGCGATTGGAAATTGCTGAAGTGGTGAAAGAATTGATGGGAGGTGAAGAAGGAAGAGAAGTGCGTAGAAAAATGAGAGAGCTACAAGATGCAGCAGCAATGGTGTTGAATGAAGATGGTTCTTCAACTAAAGCACTAGCTGAACTTGCTTCTAAGTGGAAGGAGGTGTCACATGATTAA